Part of the Lycium ferocissimum isolate CSIRO_LF1 chromosome 6, AGI_CSIRO_Lferr_CH_V1, whole genome shotgun sequence genome, CTATGGGGAACTTGTTGAAGCTACTGATAATTTCAGTCCAGGTACATACCCTTCACGAGTTTAAATTCTATGCATTGACGGTATAAAGATTTTATGTATAATTAAGTCGCTTATAAGGTAATTTAGGTGTATGTTGCTCGGcctctccaaaaatgttgccgCACTAGTGTTGGATCCTCAAAAAATGCATTACTTTGGAGGATCCGATACACACCTCGCATTATGCATTATTTTTGAgaatccgagcaacatagatttAGGTAAATTCTATATACACATTTACTAATAACCTAGTAAAAATGGTAACTAACTTGCTATCATATGTTAAACTACTGTAGcataaaaatttatattgttAGTATAAGTAATTAAATCAAAATTTCACATCTTTTATTGCACATTgtttactactccctctgtctcaatttatgtttcttaatttgattagacacaaagtttaagaaggTAAAGAGATGgttttattttatgttgatTGGACTTTTCAATAATATTATCTGGTGTTGAGGATCTGACACGAGTGCGGCAACATATTTGGAGGGTCCGAGCAACATTGTTCCTATTTGCTTTTTGATGGCAAAGTCATATGTCAAATTTAGGATCATTTTCTActaaatgaaatgatttactcTACTAAATAGTTCTGATTGCTTCAACTACAATAAGGCTAGACAGACAaacatatactccctccattccaatttaagtgtcttaccttcctttttagtctgtcccaacaATAGTGCATCTTgctatatttagtaaattttgaCAAGTTGATGACCATAAGATTTAAAGAACTACacatatctttaattcaagattcagaagtcttcctttatttcttaaactccgtacaAAGTTaaactaaaacacttaaattagaacggagggagtaataaagtACTTTGCAGATATTAAGGCTCATTCCTGCTTAAGATTATTCAAGTTCTCTTTATGTTGGGTGGCTAGGGAGTTCAATTTTAGCAGGACTGTACTTGATCCtcatcctcttttttttttttgggtatggTGCAAAGTAAACTTGGACTTCTTGAAGAATTTTGCAAGGACAGCTACATGATTTGACCACTGCATCATCACTTATATAGTTGGTGGAAGATTAAATTTAATGGAGAAATTTTCATTCCATGATTGATGCATATACTATATCACCTTGTAAGAAGCCTCAAAATTCttgtctttttccttttttttcaaaatttggtgCATTTATTGTTTTTTATATGCAAAAGACGTGCACTGATATAGTAAGATTAATCAACTACAACTCAATCCTGTACTAGTTTGCGAAAGATCTCTTCTTAAGACGACTtgtttaaaaatcattttgttccTAGTTTGATCCATGAAAGTTATATTAGTTCTACGGTTTAATTGGTCAAGTTCTTAGTGTAACATTTGGACTAGATAGACATGAGAAAATGGTAGTCGCTATCAGAAAATTAGAATGTAAGGTCAAATCGTTGTCCATCAGGCCAACTACAAGAAATCAGAGTGTTCAATATGGAACTTTTATTTGTGAGTTGGCCATGAGTTATTGATGGACCAGCATattaaattttccttaatgtctaTGGTCTTTCATGTTTCACTTTGTCCccacaaaaaaaatgtaatttccAAAAGTTGATGCTGCTTATTCATAAGTGTCATACATGCCTGCATCTTCTTGTCAGTGTCATTGATCCCACAATTATATACCAATTATGTTACTTTCTTGCAAATTTAAACCGTTTTAAGTGGATTGCATAATTGTGTTACTCGAAAATCAACTGAATTAGCGGGTAGTTTACCCTTTGTTAtactaaattatgccttaaaataTGACAGGCAAGTTGATCGGGCAAGGAGGACATGCAGAAGTGTACAAAGGACGTTTATCTGATGGTCAAGTAGTCGCGGTGAAGAAAATAactaagaaagaaaagaacgaCGAGGACAAAGTTGATGATTTCTTATCTGAGCTGGGAATTATTGCTCATATTAACCATCCTAATGCTGCTAAATTAATCGGTTATAGTGCTGATGGCGGTTTGTTCCTTGTTCTTCAGTACTTACCCCATGGCAGCCTCGGTTCTTTAATACATGGTGCTGTATTCCGTCTAAGCTTGGCTACGAATAAATTTACTTAGAACTTTAGCTATTGATTATGTGCACATTTAACATTGTATGAAATGTTTAGTGTGACTGATAAACAGAAAACTCGGCATTTCAGGTGCAGAAGAGAGACTTGACTGGGAAATAAGATATAAAGTTGCTGTTGGTGTTGCTGAAGGATTGCTTTATCTTCATTGTGATTGCCAAAAGCGCATAATCCATAGAGATATTACTGCCTCAAACATATTATTAACTGAGGATTATGAACCTCAGGttcattctttttttctgtTTAGAAACTTCGATTGGAAAGTGCGATTTCATCTCAATTTCTCGAGTTCTTCGAATTTGTTGTATGaagcttctttttaatttgtgcTTGTGCAGATTTCTGATTTTGGACTAGCAAAGTGGCTACCAGAAAAATGGGTTCATCATGTTGTTTCTCCCATTGAAGGCACTTTTGGGTATGTAAAGATCAAACTTAATTGCATTACACATTCCTTCATTTGTTGTTATTAAAGTGTATGACCGTCTCATCTCAAAGTTTAAGCTATTCGAGAGAGCAcccttttatttacttaattatgtttTCGACGTGTCCCCTCACGTGCGGGCCTGATTCTTTTTGATGGGCCAAGCACGTGCATTTTTCTTATGGTGGACCTTGCCTATTGTGATACCATATTAAAGTGTGTGACCATTTTATGTAGATGTCTAAGTTGTTAAAGAGagcacacttttatttacttaattatgtctCAATTGTAGTCAATGTTACTTTGTCTGGTCTAATGTATGACAAATTGGTTTTCAGATATATGGCTCCAGAGTACTTTATGCATGGAATTGTTAATGAAAAAACAGATGTATTTGCCTTCGGAGTTTTGTTATTGGAGCTTATTACTGGTCGTCGTGCAGTTGATTCGTATCAAAAAAGCCTTGTGTTGTGGGTATGATCCATTTAAACTGACATATTCTTTACACTAACTTGTCATGAAACGTCATTGGAAGTTTTCTAGTATAATTTATTCGACATTTCTGAGAAGTATTCTTTACCTGTTACAATTTGTGCATAGGCAAAACCATTGTTGCAGAAGAACAACATCAAGGAAATAGCAGATCCTCGTCTAGGTGATGACTATGATGTTGTTGAGATGAAACGCGCCATGTTTACAGCTTTATCATGCCTTCACCACTTGCCTGACATTCGTCCAAACATGAAAAAGGTAACACTGCATTTTTTACATTCTGTCCCCTTTATGACCTTCAAATTCCACCAGCATTTGTATTTGATCCGANNNNNNNNNNNNNNNNNNNNNNNNNNNNNNNNNNNNNNNNNNNNNNNNNNNNNNNNNNNNNNNNNNNNNNNNNNNNNNNNNNNNNNNNNNNNNNNNNNNNTCAAATTCCCTTTTTTATCTCTTAGATTTGGGCTATGACGAGGGGGGTTTTCCCCCCGACCAAAAAGAGGGCGGtttcccaaaaaattaatttaattgttgtaAATATCCAAAGATAAATGACAAAAATCCCCTTTTTTTCCCAAGCCCCTACCCCACTCACAGCCTACCCCCATCCCCACCAGAAGTTGTACTCTGAATTCAAAAACCTCATAGTGGTTTTGCTTTGGATACATGCAAATACtcttaaaatgacattttcCAACTTGcgtaccaaacacaagaaaataagcaGGAAAATCACTTATTTCACGAGaaagtattttcttgaaaaaccattttccgtcataccaaacacacactAAGTTGTACATATTACCTCACTCACTTCGTTTAACATGGAAAAAATAATCCCCATAAGAAACAGTCtcattataattctaattaatttaaaaggccaatacaacaacatatccagtgtaatcccacaaccTTAACTCAACCTTTGCTGGCAGGTGTTGCTTTCCACATGTGACTCCGTTAAAAGAAACATAGTCAATGCATGattgcaagaaaaataagacagCAAAATATCAAGATAGAAAATAAATGGAGCAACACATAGTAATACAAATGACAATATAAAACACAAAAgacttcaagttaaacatttaCCTAATTCCTCTGCCACTGCCACCCCAATTGCAATAGCTAACTACCAGTTTCTTTTAACTGCCAAACACCTCTTAGTTCCATCTCtgtcaaccaaaattcacaaactTCAGATTTTATCATTCATAAATAGCAATTTTGGAGCCCCGAATAGCATATTCCATAGTGTAAAAAAACGgtaaagggccaaaattacccctaaCTTTCTAGAATAAGtttatacccttcgttatatttTGAAAGATTAATATTTTATCGCTAGATACATTTTAATTATACCCCATTCTTACGCCACAAATGCAAAGATTAtcctaaattttcaaaattatttttctctcaaataaatttttatcactaaaataactccaaccccacccctttttttttccagccaAGGGTAATGGGGTCATCTGTACCACTTTtttgctggaaaaaaaaattggggttggGTTGGTATTTTActgttaaaaaattatttgggctttaaaaataattttgaagtttTTACTTGATGCCATCGAAGAACAGAAGTATGTTgggatatgtgtatataattcGACCCATAAGATAACCAAGAAGTGATAGATAATGTACCAAAGATAACGAGTTTACATTTACCAACTATTTTCCAAAGTTTCGGCaagaatttggcccttttccgttaaaaaaatgtttaaaaaaacaaagaaaagaaaagaaaaaaaagggggctaATTAgtggagctttttttttttttttttttttttggctttctTTCTGTACAATCATATTGACAAAAATTAGTGATTTGATGTTTAAAATTTGTTGcatagacatgaaatgatgaaaataaatgtagacaaaaaagagaaatacaTACAGTTTTGTTTGGTATAAAAAAAATGCAGAAGTCACGCTTGAGGGTTCAAATTGAAGTAATTTGGGCTTGGGCCTTTATCTATTCATTTAAACAGGCCCATTTGAGGgtaaaaataagagaaaattacACTATAAGTCACGCTTCTAAATTTATGCACGTCATTAGCACAATTTTTAAAGTACATCAAAAATAACAACTTTTATTAATCTTTTGccatattaaaaataatgtgtATTATAGTTAACTAGTATTcatacccgcgcgatgcgcggacaaaattaaagaatattaatcatattaaaatgtgatttatgagttacttttcacttttcgagagtcaatttgattaaactttgaagctaaattggactagattaacttaatatttgaaaattaatattttatttgaaaacaacatgaaaaataagttataacttttatcatatcaatttcgtaaaaaaatatatctcaaGATGATGATCAAAATTCACGCAGTTTGAATGTTGGGAAGCGAAAAGcatacataaattgggatagaggaaGTATAAACTTTTGTATCCAAACTTACCAACTATCAACATTATGAATAATTCAAATCATTCGCgacaaataattttctttgttcCAAACATACTTTGTGAATTCAGCGTTTAACCTCCATTAGCTCTTATTTTGAATTAGTGATGTCCTTGAGAAAATTTCTCATCAACATGCTTGATCTCCTACACTACCA contains:
- the LOC132060391 gene encoding receptor-like cytosolic serine/threonine-protein kinase RBK1, giving the protein MEGRRGAADVQENGENKKKHEAEKEQDEKKDDDNNNNNRDNDQHYSTSSSPRGVLEIPTMGTGSSDSDNSSISSSDDRSSSFTSSSSGELSQGVYWKNLFDNIKRRSMRRLSSIPPLLGGYEMILPKNIRRILSKNRSAEEEATDCDDLPKPSWRNFSYGELVEATDNFSPGKLIGQGGHAEVYKGRLSDGQVVAVKKITKKEKNDEDKVDDFLSELGIIAHINHPNAAKLIGYSADGGLFLVLQYLPHGSLGSLIHGAEERLDWEIRYKVAVGVAEGLLYLHCDCQKRIIHRDITASNILLTEDYEPQISDFGLAKWLPEKWVHHVVSPIEGTFGYMAPEYFMHGIVNEKTDVFAFGVLLLELITGRRAVDSYQKSLVLWAKPLLQKNNIKEIADPRLGDDYDVVEMKRAMFTALSCLHHLPDIRPNMKKVVLLLRGENAPVDMKQKSMGGRALMFSEDYTSTHYLQDLNRHMELVME